TCGTCGCCCTCGCGCACCTCCGCGGCCTCGATGGTGCCGTCGGGGGTGAAGTCACGACCCGCGACGAGGTCGACGACGTGCTTGCCCTCGGCGTTGGCGCCGGTGACCCAGCGGGTGCCGGTGACCACGCGCGGGTCGACGAGGTAGCGGATGCCGGAGGCGGACTCCTCCCCCAGCACCTCCGGGCCGATGTAGCCCTTGACCAGCTCGGGGTGCTTCTTGAGCTCGACGTCGTCCATGGGCTCGACCTCGATCGGCTCGAGCTGGCCCTCGAGGCGCTTGATGTCGACGTCGCGGTCGCCGGGCAGGCCGATCGCGAGGGGCTCGGTGGTGCCGTCGGGGTGGCGCAGCGTCACCAGCACGTTCTTGAGCGTGTCGGCCGCCGTCCAGGGGCGGTCCGAGCGCGCGAAGGCCTCGTTGAGGTGGTTGATGAGCGACTCGATCGTCGGCGTTCCGGGCGTGTCCTCGACGTGGGCGGCGGGCGCATCGTCGTCAGCCAGCGCCTCGGGCACCAGCGTGGTGACCGCCTCGACGTTGGCGGCGTAGCCACCGGGCGAGCGGACGAAGGTGTCCTCACCTGCCGCGGAGACGGCCAGGAACTCCTCCGAGGCCGAGCCGCCCATCGCGCCGGAGGTCGCCTTGACGATGACGTACTCGAAACCGAGACGGTCGAAGATGCGTACGTAGGCGTCGCGGTGCTTGCGGTAGGACTCCTCGAGACCGGCGTCGTCGACGTCGAAGGAGTAGGAGTCCTTCATCTTGAACTCGCGGCCGCGGAGGATGCCCGCGCGAGGACGCGCCTCGTCGCGGTACTTGTTCTGGATCTGGTAGAGCGAGAGCGGCAGGTCCTTGTAGGAGCCGTACATGTCCTTGACCAGGAGCGTGAACATCTCCTCGTGGGTCGGCCCGAGGAGCATGTCGGCGTCCTTGCGGTCCTTGATGCGGAAGAGGCTCTCGCCGTACTCGGTCCAGCGGTTGCTGATCTCGTAGGGCTCGCGGGGCAGCAGCACCGGGAAGGCGACCTCCTGCGAGCCGATCGCGGCCATCTCCTCGCGGACGATGCCCTCGACCTTCGCCAGCACGCGCAGACCCAGCGGCAGCCAGGTGTAGATCCCCGGAGCGGCGCGG
The sequence above is drawn from the Nocardioides albertanoniae genome and encodes:
- a CDS encoding proline--tRNA ligase, with translation MIARMSTLFVRTLREDPAEAEVASHKLLVRAGYIRRAAPGIYTWLPLGLRVLAKVEGIVREEMAAIGSQEVAFPVLLPREPYEISNRWTEYGESLFRIKDRKDADMLLGPTHEEMFTLLVKDMYGSYKDLPLSLYQIQNKYRDEARPRAGILRGREFKMKDSYSFDVDDAGLEESYRKHRDAYVRIFDRLGFEYVIVKATSGAMGGSASEEFLAVSAAGEDTFVRSPGGYAANVEAVTTLVPEALADDDAPAAHVEDTPGTPTIESLINHLNEAFARSDRPWTAADTLKNVLVTLRHPDGTTEPLAIGLPGDRDVDIKRLEGQLEPIEVEPMDDVELKKHPELVKGYIGPEVLGEESASGIRYLVDPRVVTGTRWVTGANAEGKHVVDLVAGRDFTPDGTIEAAEVREGDEAPDGSGPLTLARGIEMGHVFQLGRKYAEALGLQVLDENGKLVTVTMGSYGVGVTRAVAAVAEGTLDDIGLAWPRNVAPYDLHLVATGKDAAIFEAAEKLAGELEAAGIDVLYDDRPKVSPGVKFKDAELIGVPTIVTVGRGLADGNIEVKDRRSGEKSEIALADAVAHLTQVVSG